CGCTGACCGCAATTCTCGAAAACATGACAACCGGAGTAAAGAACGGAATCAGGGATGACCAGAAAGCAGCAGTTGTATCTGGATTACGGGCAACAGAGATCATAATGAAAAATCCAACCATGTTCAGAATAATGATCGGAGCGAGAAATTGCTGTCCTTCATCTTCCGTATTGACCATGGAACCGATCGCTGCGAAAATACTGGCATAAAAGATATATCCCATAAAGAAATAAATGATCATAAAACCGAACACGACCGGAGAAAATTCAAGGTTACGCAAGATATTGAGAAATTCAGAGCCACTTACTCCGGCTTTCACTAATATTGGTTCTCCAAATTTTGCTACAAAAAATATAAAGATACCGATCGTCAGCATCTGAGTAATACCGAGTAAACAGATCCCGAGCATTTTTCCCAGCATAAGTTCGATCGGTTTGATGGAAGAAATGATGGTTTCGGTTATCCTCTGACTTTTTTCTTCGATCACGCTGCGGGTAACTGTTTGTCCGTAAATGATGATAAATAGAAGGAGCATATATGACAGAATATAGGTCAGCAGGAAATTTGCTCCTCCGTGCTTACTGACTTCCCCTTTTTCCGTAACCTGATGACTGATGAGCGAAATCCAACCGAGTGACATTTCTTCCCTGATCTTCTCGGAAGAAAATCCCAGGTTTTCTAACCGAATATTACCAACTATCCTGGATATTGTTCTTTGCAGTTCTCTCAATTCTTCGTAATCACTGACATTTCGTGCTGAATATTTCACTTCCCTTGATTCGAGAATATTTTCCGGAATGACAAGATAACCATAAATTTCTTTTTTAATAACTTTATCCTGCAATTCTCTGGTTATTGTTTCGATGTCTTCATAAAAGGCTTTAACTTCTGTGAATCTATATTTCGGTTCACCATTCTTCAAAGTGTCGGGAAGCATTTTCACCATTTCATCATAAATCTTTCCTGTTTGATCGATGACATGGAAATGTCTGGTCGAGGGTGCAAAGAATTTGGAAAAAATAAACATCCCGCCAAACAGAAAAATGATTATCAAAGGGAAAAGCAAAGTTCCGATGATAAAACCTTTTGTCCTTACTCGTGTAAAAAATTCTCTTCCGATAACTGCAAAAACTTTTTTGTTCATTTGATTCTCCAAAAATCCTGCGTCT
This genomic interval from Candidatus Cloacimonadota bacterium contains the following:
- a CDS encoding ABC transporter permease — its product is MNKKVFAVIGREFFTRVRTKGFIIGTLLFPLIIIFLFGGMFIFSKFFAPSTRHFHVIDQTGKIYDEMVKMLPDTLKNGEPKYRFTEVKAFYEDIETITRELQDKVIKKEIYGYLVIPENILESREVKYSARNVSDYEELRELQRTISRIVGNIRLENLGFSSEKIREEMSLGWISLISHQVTEKGEVSKHGGANFLLTYILSYMLLLFIIIYGQTVTRSVIEEKSQRITETIISSIKPIELMLGKMLGICLLGITQMLTIGIFIFFVAKFGEPILVKAGVSGSEFLNILRNLEFSPVVFGFMIIYFFMGYIFYASIFAAIGSMVNTEDEGQQFLAPIIILNMVGFFIMISVARNPDTTAAFWSSLIPFFTPVVMFSRIAVSDPMIPSGAYLSLITMSISIFLIVKFVAKIYRVGILMYGKKPSIKEAIKWIRYK